GACACAGATGACGAAAAGACAAGGAACCTCAAGATGGATGACCCCACCTTACTGCCCCTTGTGGATGTGGATAAAGGATTTGCTATTGCATTGTTCCTGCTCCTTTGCGTGTTCCTCGCCATGATGATCGTACGCTGTGCTCGCCTTATCATGGATCCCTATAAAGACATCCCAAATTCCATGTGGGAAGACCAGTAGAGGAAAGATCTTGATGGGAGCTTaatgactttgacttttggccTTCTAATCTCCAGAATACTGGGGATCCTGTATATACCTTCTTACATGGTTCCTGTCAGGCAGGAGGAATATGAAAGTTACTATGAAATCACTGCCTTCACCGGGGAGGATCAGCAAAGGATTCCGAGAGTGAAACCTGCCACTTCAGCACTCACTTGACAAGCCATTACTTTCTCTAATTTCATTAGCTAAATGAGCTGGTTTTTCAATGATCATTCATTTCTGCGCTCATCCATCTTGAAGAAAATCGCAGTTTTTGTCAGGCTGTTAATTTAATGCTCAGAGCCAGTGCACGGGCTGCT
This window of the Rana temporaria chromosome 13, aRanTem1.1, whole genome shotgun sequence genome carries:
- the CTXND2 gene encoding cortexin domain containing 2 codes for the protein MDDPTLLPLVDVDKGFAIALFLLLCVFLAMMIVRCARLIMDPYKDIPNSMWEDQ